In Erigeron canadensis isolate Cc75 chromosome 6, C_canadensis_v1, whole genome shotgun sequence, the following are encoded in one genomic region:
- the LOC122605154 gene encoding solute carrier family 35 member F1-like, producing the protein MDSVKNGGGGGGGGGGLWRVLYVILLGQLVSFSMALMSFNSSLSANLGVNAPFTLAFFAYLALTLVFGSIFLYRRQKLHISWYWYLLLAFIDVQGNFLVNKAYQFSSITSVTILDCWTVVWVIILTWLFLGTKYSIWQFFGAALCVSGLCLVLLSDSGVGGGGGSNPILGDVIVIAGTCFFAFSNVGEEFCVKRAGRVEVITMFALFGLLVSMLEIAIFERKSLEVVSWSPEVILTFAGFGLAGFSFSSLTPVVLQASGATLFNLSLLTADMWAVVIRVFLYHQKVDWLYYVSFLFVGIGLVIYSKTEKPSNELPKLENGDPDQPYQLIPGEAIRV; encoded by the exons ATGGATAGTGTGAAGAATGGAGGAGGGGGAGGAGGGGGAGGAGGGGGGTTATGGAGGGTgttatatgttatattattGGGTCAATTAGTTTCCTTTTCAATGGCCCTTATGagctttaattcttctctttcTGCTAATCTTG GTGTAAATGCTCCCTTTACTCTTGCATTTTTCGCTTATTTGGCTTTAACTTTGGTCTTCGGAAGCATCTTTCTGTATCGTCGTCAAAAGCTACAT aTTTCATGGTATTGGTATCTCCTCTTAGCATTTATAGATGTCCAAGGCAACTTTCTTG TTAACAAAGCATACCAGTTCTCATCAATTACAAGTGTGACAATACTCGATTGTTGGACAGTTGTTTGGGTTATAATTCTCACTTGGCTTTTTTTGGGCACAAAGTATTCCATTTGGCAGTTCTTTGGGGCAGCTCTTTGTGTTTCAGGGCTATGTTTAGTGCTACTGTCAGATTCCGGGGTTGGTGGTGGAG GTGGCTCCAATCCTATTCTTggtgatgtaattgtgattgcAGGGACATGTTTTTTTGCATTTAGCAATGTTGGTGAG GAATTTTGTGTTAAAAGAGCTGGCCGGGTTGAAGTTATTACCATGTTTGCCTTATTTGGATTGCTTGTGAGCATGTTGGAGAT AGCTATATTTGAGAGGAAGAGTCTCGAAGTGGTCTCTTGGTCCCCGGAAGTT ATTTTAACTTTCGCTGGTTTTGGATTAGCAGGGTTTAGTTTCTCTTCTTTGACCCCTGTTGTTCTACAG GCAAGTGGAGCCACACTATTCAATCTCTCGTTACTCACAGCTGATATGTGGGCAGTCGTCATTCGTGTGTTTTTATACCACCAAAAG GTGGACTGGTTATACTATGTGTCCTTTCTATTTGTTGGCATCGGCCTTGTCATATACTCCAAAAC GGAGAAGCCTTCTAACGAGCTACCAAAACTCGAGAATGGTGACCCTGACCAACCGTACCAGCTGATACCAGGGGAAGCCATCCGAGTGTAG